A single region of the Schizosaccharomyces osmophilus chromosome 3, complete sequence genome encodes:
- the tfx1 gene encoding TRAX, with protein sequence MEVEFQQFQRVLQEQQDKRERIIRISREITIQSKRMIFLLHQASSTEFPLPLEFDKTKQHKQNIQKQLGLLKQELDTPDAERYAASCSPGIQEFVEAYAFEYWLQRQSLIHPKDPKFQTDLQSFDYVLGLCDMTGEIMRFLITHGSKFAMEDVLSHVQFLRELNLECTKLKNLSRRSQNELKQKFGVMDSSISKVESICYSKILRMSDQTSVKRDTENLASKQKKLRIH encoded by the coding sequence ATGGAGGTTGAATTTCAACAGTTCCAGCGTGTGCTTCAAGAGCAGCAAGATAAACGAGAAAGGATTATTAGAATCTCTCGGGAAATCACAATTCAAAGTAAACGGATGATTTTTCTACTACATCAAGCATCGTCGACTGAATTTCCTTTACCATTGGAATTTGACAAAACGAAACagcataaacaaaatattcaaaaacaattagGGTTGTTAAAGCAAGAACTGGATACTCCTGATGCTGAGCGATATGCTGCATCTTGTTCTCCTGGTATCCAAGAATTTGTTGAAGCTTATGCATTTGAATATTGGCTGCAACGTCAGTCTCTTATACACCCAAAAGATCCCAAGTTCCAGACTGATCTTCAATCCTTTGATTATGTCTTGGGACTTTGCGATATGACTGGCGAAATCATGCGTTTCCTTATAACTCACGGGTCCAAGTTCGCTATGGAAGACGTTCTTTCACATGTTCAGTTTCTTCGTGAGCTGAATTTGGAATGCacgaaattaaaaaatttgagCCGCCGTTCccaaaatgaattaaagcaaaaatttGGTGTCATGGATAGCAGCATTTCAAAAGTAGAGAGTATATGTTACAGCAAAATCCTCAGAATGTCTGACCAAACATCCGTGAAAAGGGACACAGAAAATCTAGcttccaaacaaaaaaagcttcGTATTCACTAG
- the kpa1 gene encoding DinB translesion DNA repair polymerase, pol kappa, whose amino-acid sequence MKQCEGHIDDAEKDKVIFDVLEENQEVDDEATLKRRLAGPSVLKSGQESVNQEKINEIIYAASKGSKYFEAEQKRDLELRNRIERVQKEVKEYYRKLECDKAFQREWAERTDEIDSYMEELRSSRDLSQVIVHVDCDAFYASIEELRNENLKNVPMAVGKGVLCTANYMARKFGVRSAMPEFIARKLCPELVVIPLNIPEYAKKSKEIQDVLAQYDPNLCPASIDEVYMNLTPYMDRQEFTKDEDTMQKVVMEIRNNVLEATGVSVSCGIAVNKLLAKIASNMKKPNDQFIVSNEAEVIEKFVSELPTRRINGIGRVLEQELLGLDIKTCGDIIHNRTILSYIFKEKTSQNLIQCSLGIGSTIVEDFGDSNRKSIGCEITFSNAITSGGLLESKLQSLCQSLADDLLKRDLIANSMSIKIKTDTFQVHTRQKNLRGYIYNDTDLFCEALKLLRMEYPLRLRLLGVRLSKLTTKSSYFASQIKFSKQNSVPCPVCHKNLEDDLAAVNQHIDLCLNTETVKTVINNEKKELPLKRKRNTIDVFFRH is encoded by the exons atgaaacAATGTGAAGGCCATATTGACGATGCTGAGAAGGATAAAGTTATCTTTGATGTActggaagaaaatcaagaagTAGATGATGAAGCTACCTTGAAACGGCGCTTGGCTGGACCTTCAGTGCTGAAATCCGGTCAAGAGAGTGTGAATcaggaaaaaataaatgaaattatttatGCGGCTTCTAAAGGAAGTAAGTATTTTGAGGCAGAACAGAAAAGAGACCTTGAACTTCGAAATAGAATTGAGCGTGTACAAAAGGAGGTAAAAGAATATTATCGTAAACTTGAATGCGATAAGGCTTTTCAAAGGGAATGGGCTGAACGGACTGATGAGATTGACAGCTATATGGAAGAACTCCGATCTAGTCGTGATTTAAGTCAAGTAATTGTGCATGTAGATTGCGACGCATTCTATGCATctattgaagaattgagaAACGAAAATCTAAAGAATGTTCCAATGGCCGTTGGCAAAGGTGTTTTAT GTACTGCAAACTATATGGCTAGAAAGTTTGGTGTGCGATCAGCCATGCCGGAATTCATTGCAAGAAAATTGTGCCCAGAGCTAGTCGTTATTCCTCTGAACATTCCAGAGTATGCAAAAAAATCGAAGGAAATACAGGATGTACTGGCGCAGTATGATCCGAATCTTTGCCCGGCTAGTATCGATGAAGTTTACATGAATTTAACTCCGTACATGGATCGACAGGAATTTACTAAGGATGAGGATACTATGCAGAAAGTCGTTATggaaataagaaataatGTGTTGGAAGCTACTGGTGTCAGTGTCAGTTGCGGAATTGCTGTTAACAAGTTACTTGCTAAAATAGCTAGTAACATGAAGAAGCCGAATGATCAATTTATTGTTTCAAATGAAGCAGAAgtgattgaaaaatttgtgTCTGAATTACCAACAAGAAGG ATTAATGGAATCGGCAGAGTATTGGAACAGGAGCTTCTCGGGCTAGATATAAAAACCTGTGGTGACATAATACATAATAGGACTATCTTGtcatatatttttaaagagaaaacttCTCAAAATTTGATACAATGCAGCTTGGGAATTGGATCCACCATTGTCGAAGATTTTGGCGACAGCAACAGAAAAAGTATCGGTTGTGAAAtaacattttcaaatgctATCACTTCTGGAGGTCTCCTGGAAAGTAAGCTACAATCCTTGTGTCAAAGTTTAGCAGATGATTTATTGAAACGAGATTTAATTGCGAATTCTATGTCAATAAAGATAAAGACCGATACCTTTCAAGTACATACAAGACAGAAAAACTTACGAGGATACATCTACAATGACACAGATCTTTTTTGCGAAGCTCTGAAACTACTGAGGATGGAATATCCATTACGATTACGGCTTTTGGGTGTTCGACTTAGCAAGTTGACCACCAAGTCAAGCTACTTTGCTTCTCAGATT aaattttcaaaacaaaacagtGTCCCGTGTCCTGTATGTCACAAGAATCTGGAAGATGATTTAGCGGCTGTAAATCAGCATATTGATCTTTGCCTAAATACGGAAACTGTAAAGACGGTGattaataatgaaaagaaagaattgcctctcaaaagaaagcgaaACACTATAGATGTCTTCTTCAGACATTAG
- the mrps8 gene encoding mitochondrial ribosomal protein subunit S8, with the protein MQLHFVFSHLQNSFRAGKAMACVPNCRSVLELSAALYHQGFISSIQRGHLQGPDLVPTPTTRSNVAERRLWLSLKYYEGKPVMQYIRGVSKPSRKVYMTPSELINFSKGRTVSFVRGLEPAEAAVVETKKGIMGVEDAIREQLGGSVLCRMK; encoded by the coding sequence ATGCAATTGCACTTTGTATTTTCACACTTGCAGAACTCATTCCGTGCTGGAAAAGCAATGGCATGCGTTCCCAACTGCAGGAGTGTTTTAGAGCTTAGTGCTGCTTTATATCATCAGGGATTCATCAGCTCAATTCAACGTGGTCATCTTCAGGGACCAGACTTGGTGCCCACGCCGACCACTAGAAGCAACGTTGCGGAAAGGAGGCTGTGGTTGTCTTTGAAGTATTATGAAGGAAAACCTGTTATGCAATATATTCGAGGAGTATCCAAGCCGAGTCGTAAAGTATACATGACCCCAAGCGAACTTataaacttttccaaaggaaGAACAGTCAGTTTTGTTCGTGGACTCGAGCCTGCTGAGGCAGCTGTTGTGGAAACGAAGAAGGGAATTATGGGAGTAGAGGACGCTATTCGTGAACAACTGGGTGGAAGTGTCTTGTGTCGCATGAAGTAA
- the swp1 gene encoding oligosaccharyltransferase delta subunit Swp1 has translation MLEAESRFGFILPTTNPQDTQMRVISFVSLLCLVVGVLCSSWNAKEGVVKLLSPTGSIKTGSTNRFDDLNTFVELDSSLEDTLLVQFTCAIDDEVSVPHQAHILISDKKKPSASIVYPAQVNAKGDAVLKLPLSELPSELIQSEHGLLTTLMIGSFGDAAPSSISLGSLVFDSGSLPAFQAESSIEAETSPKPTILHTFAAPPKAANSFLSLVFSVAVAAVFVALLGVWMQFTGKTSVYSVSSSSLGHLLFFVSLAAAEGLLFFYWTSLTIFQLIRYSVFIFVAFAVSAKLL, from the exons ATGCTTGAAGCAGAAAGTAGATTCGGCTTCATTTTACCCACTACAAATCCCCAGGATACACAAATGAGGGTAATTTCATTCGTTTCTTTGTTATGCCTAGTCGTAGGTGTTCTTTGCAGCTCATGGAATGCTAAGGAGGGTGTCGTCAAACTCCTCAGCCCTACCGGCTCCATAAAGACAGGTTCGACGAATAG aTTTGATGATTTAAATACTTTTGTTGAGTTAGACTCGTCTCTAGAGGATACACTGCTTGTACAATTTACCTGTGCCATTGATGATGAAGTTTCTGTCCCTCATCAAGCCCATATATTAATTAGcgacaaaaagaaacctaGTGCTTCAATTGTTTACCCCGCCCAGGTGAACGCAAAGGGAGATGCAGTCTTGAAATTA CCTTTGTCTGAATTACCCTCCGAGTTGATCCAAAGTGAACACGGTCTTTTGACTACTCTAATGATCGGTTCTTTCGGTGATGCCGCtccttcttccatttctttaGGTTCTCTGGTCTTTGACTCTGGTTCCCTTCCTGCTTTCCAAGCTGAATCATCCATCGAAGCAGAAACCTCTCCTAAACCTACCATTCTTCATACATTTGCTGCTCCTCCAAAAGCTGCCAATAGTTTTTTGAGTCTTGTATTCTCTGTTGCCGTGGCTGCTGTTTTCGTTGCTCTTCTTGGCGTTTGGATGCAATTCACTGGAAAGACATCCGTATATTCTgtctcttcttcttcattgggtcaccttcttttcttcgtttcgcttgctgctgctgaaggtcttttgttcttttacTGGACATCTTTGACTATCTTCCAACTTATAAGGTATAGTGTTTTTATATTCGTTGCATTTGCCGTCAGCGCAAAGCTTTTGTAA
- the cbf11 gene encoding DNA-binding transcription factor, CBF1/Su(H)/LAG-1 family Cbf11, translating to MMAGFDGWNVQKSNETDPFSLDSIKIENLKDELILRGDFDFDQNINQNVNSEAVPIQVLSLFSAVNSALTNVEKTETDSSHMLAKLEDDPKSHVFDSLPGIPMNEQSRKRKNIDDEIVSKGSTQDLIGKNFDLLCHNRLNQRTDLWLNEASKEVNSQLIIITCRHASVIQKSYGSEKRFLCPPPILMIEGPFQNLLGISFRVEISIINEEGQYSQTISEVYNNQRYMVFRSLHVSSLAAAKSRNLKLSIDLFSTITDQRISHLVTSPIDVVSKPAKKGTKIKVSHITLRSGSIINLYNRINSQTVRTKYTTLENGNFCLRSDGWAPLRIHLISSSPESSVEGMLKSSLEAVPIRYGSVVQLQDESSKIMSDPLIIRRVEKDGIAQDDGYVNQMHRIVLESSASFSANLALGYRNARSGFMQADHTQPRWFLGATSAQCKNLPNEAVVPVEWEPIETFNDEILKIRDSVCWTIVGISECDCSIIRPLQSQSTLRHLDLPYVEAPPVYLPSKKSLQLSIAGLSPNLQIWLGKLGPLSYTILDGTEKKMSRCVTILVDLTHIFTEAMTCNVLPLVFVFPDGTIVSGGHDISLSPRPPLGE from the exons ATGATGGCAGGCTTTGACGGCTGGAATGTTCAAAAATCTAATGAAACTGATCCTTTCTCCTTGGACAGTATCAAAA TTGAAAATTTAAAGGATGAGCTTATTCTTCGCGGTGATTTTGACTTTGACCAAAATATCAACCAGAATGTAAACTCAGAAGCAGTGCCAATTcaagttctttctttatttagTGCCGTGAATTCAGCGCTTACAAATGTCGAAAAAACTGAAACGGATTCTTCTCATATGCTAGCAAAACTAGAAGATGATCCGAAGAGCCATGTTTTTGATAGTCTTCCTGGTATTCCAATGAATGAGCAAAGCaggaaacgaaaaaatattgatgatgaaattgTTTCTAAAGGCTCTACACAGGACTTAATAGGtaaaaattttgatttgcTTTGCCACAACAGACTAAACCAAAGGACTGACCTTTGGTTAAATGAAGCTAGCAAGGAAGTTAACAGCCAATTGATAATAATCACATGCAGACATGCATCTGTCATCCAAAAATCGTATGGATCAGAAAAGAGATTTCTTTGCCCTCCTCCTATTTTAATGATAGAAGGTCCCTTCCAAAATTTGCTTGGCATATCCTTTCGAGTTGAGATTTCTATCATTAATGAAGAAGGTCAGTATTCACAAACAATCAGCGAAGTGTACAACAATCAACGTTATATGGTTTTTCGATCTTTGCATGTATCTAGTCTAGCAGCTGCAAAGTCCAGAAACCTAAAACTTTccattgatttattttcgACAATTACGGACCAAAGAATATCACACTTGGTAACTTCCCCTATAGACGTTGTTTCGAAACCTGCTAAAAAGGGcacaaaaataaaggtgAGCCACATAACATTGCGCTCCGGATCTATCATAAACCTCTACAATCGAATAAACTCACAAACCGTTCGTACTAAATACACGACATTAGAGAATGGAAATTTCTGTCTGAGGAGCGACGGCTGGGCGCCTTTACGCATTCATTTGATATCTTCATCACCGGAGAGTAGTGTAGAAGGGATGCTGAAGAGTTCTTTAGAAGCAGTTCCGATCAGGTACGGTTCCGTGGTTCAGTTACAAGATGAATCTTCAAAGATAATGAGTGACCCTTTAATTATCCGCCGGGTGGAAAAAGATGGGATTGCTCAAGACGATGGATATGTTAATCAAATGCACCGCATTGTTTTAGAAAGTTcagcttcattttcagcAAATTTGGCACTGGGATATAGAAATGCAAGAAGTGGCTTTATGCAGGCTGATCACACGCAACCTCGATGGTTTTTAGGTGCAACTTCCGCCCAATGTAAAAACTTACCTAATGAAGCTGTTGTACCGGTTGAATGGGAACCAATAGAGACCTTTAACGACGAAATACTGAAAATTCGCGACTCTGTTTGTTGGACTATTGTTGGAATTTCAGAATGTGATTGTTCAATCATAAGGCCACTACAAAGTCAGTCTACGCTCCGACACCTAGATTTGCCATACGTAGAAGCTCCACCTGTTTATTTGCCCAGCAAAAAGTCTTTGCAGTTAAGTATAGCTGGATTGTCTCcaaatttgcaaatttgGCTAGGCAAGTTAGGGCCTTTGAGCTACACGATCTTAGACggaacagaaaaaaaaatgtctAGGTGTGTCACAATATTGGTTGATTTGACCCACATTTTCACAGAGGCAATGACCTGCAATGTTCTTCCTCttgtgtttgtttttccagATGGTACTATTGTTTCAGGAGGACACGACATAAGTCTTTCTCCGAGGCCTCCCCTTGGAGAATGA